From the Pelagicoccus sp. SDUM812003 genome, one window contains:
- a CDS encoding HlyD family efflux transporter periplasmic adaptor subunit, producing the protein MSSNLLAPPPAPTATKRVERLQSYHESKRGRWVYLLLAGFVAFVTWANLFTIDEVARASGEVITRSRVQLIQSVDGGILKELLVHEGDRVQEGQILARLDPTSFAATVAETEARLHALRAKAARLRAEVVGSETLVLSDQILTNAPEIAEVESALFRQRQSGLNEELRILRQAIALSNRELALVKDLRQQGDASGSELLRAERALNEAEATHARRRNQFYEDAQQELTQVENEIAQNEQLLIRRRQEQDNSIFTAKMAGVVKNIRVTTVGGVLRPGEELMQIVPVDDELIIEAKVLPADIARIQKDLQASLRFDPFDYTIHGSVEGRVTYVSADTLKEETGRGTEIYYRVHLVPNAMPATTTTGKQLEISPGMTAQVDIRTGERSLMDYLLKPVRKTLSSALREE; encoded by the coding sequence ATGTCGTCTAATCTACTCGCCCCTCCGCCCGCCCCGACTGCCACCAAGCGTGTCGAGCGCCTGCAAAGCTACCACGAGTCGAAACGGGGACGCTGGGTCTACCTTTTGCTCGCAGGTTTCGTCGCCTTCGTCACCTGGGCCAATCTCTTTACCATCGACGAAGTCGCCCGCGCCAGCGGCGAGGTCATCACCCGCAGCCGCGTACAGCTCATCCAATCCGTCGACGGCGGCATCCTCAAGGAACTGCTCGTCCACGAAGGCGACCGCGTGCAAGAGGGCCAAATCCTCGCCCGCCTCGACCCCACCAGCTTCGCCGCCACCGTAGCGGAAACGGAAGCCCGTCTCCATGCACTCCGGGCCAAAGCCGCCCGCCTCCGGGCCGAAGTCGTCGGCAGCGAAACGCTTGTATTGTCCGACCAAATACTTACCAACGCTCCAGAGATCGCCGAGGTAGAGAGCGCCCTTTTCCGACAACGCCAATCCGGTCTGAACGAAGAGCTCCGCATCCTGCGGCAAGCAATCGCCCTTTCCAACCGCGAGCTCGCCCTCGTCAAAGACTTACGCCAACAAGGCGACGCCAGCGGCTCCGAGCTGCTTCGCGCCGAACGCGCCCTCAACGAGGCTGAAGCCACCCACGCACGCCGTCGCAACCAATTCTACGAAGACGCCCAGCAAGAGCTCACCCAAGTCGAAAACGAAATCGCCCAAAACGAGCAACTTCTCATCCGCCGCCGCCAGGAACAGGACAACAGCATCTTCACCGCCAAAATGGCCGGCGTGGTCAAAAACATCCGCGTCACCACCGTCGGCGGTGTCCTCCGGCCCGGCGAAGAGCTCATGCAAATCGTGCCCGTCGACGACGAACTGATCATCGAAGCCAAGGTCCTACCTGCCGACATCGCCCGTATCCAAAAAGACCTACAGGCCAGCCTCCGCTTCGATCCCTTCGACTACACCATCCACGGTTCCGTCGAAGGCCGTGTCACCTACGTCAGCGCCGACACCCTCAAGGAAGAAACCGGCCGTGGAACCGAAATCTACTACCGCGTCCATCTCGTCCCCAACGCCATGCCCGCCACCACCACCACGGGAAAACAACTGGAAATCTCCCCCGGCATGACCGCCCAAGTCGACATCCGAACCGGCGAACGCAGCCTCATGGACTACCTGCTCAAACCCGTGCGCAAAACCCTCTCCAGCGCCCTGCGCGAAGAGTAA
- a CDS encoding ATP-binding cassette domain-containing protein — translation MKPNTPPPPADNDPQPRLRENLAARLVWKELFREKAWLRRIVVATCLINLMAISTSLFAMQVYDRVVPTMAYATLTTLAGGMALVVLFDWCLKTFRARTLDSLSCAIDKRLSQRVFEHLLHLRLDAQPRSLGTLAAQVGSLDSIRQFFSSAVIFALVDLPFALMFLAFIAIIGGKVAWVYATLLPVALLLGLVNQWRLRRLTRRQIQRSNERQGLLVDTIRGAEAIRASNASAHFAGEWKDLTSDINGYTIQQRAINSFSTVTTTSLSTAAYVSAVVVGVWQIEAGLLTMGGMIACSILGGRIIAPVAQSVQYLVQWQNVSQALDMVHRVLSLPTERRTDQTLLNPLKTPDTIALEKARFGYPGSPSPQVDIENLKLHAGQRVLLLGPVGSGKSTLLKLLAGIYPPIEGRVRVGNADLWEIDPKRLSQQIGYLPQHPQLFRGTLRDNLRLGNNASDDSLLFTCQELGIDAIAAGSPQGLDLPISEGGQGLSGGQRQLVALARTALSAPKIWLLDEPGAALDRETEESVWSYLETALDPQDILVVSTHRPMLAGRLFNRVLVLRDGRIQRDGTPETIFPALMSNRRPQTKPRNGVAFDVV, via the coding sequence ATGAAACCGAACACTCCCCCACCACCCGCCGACAATGACCCCCAGCCTCGCCTGCGCGAAAATCTCGCCGCTCGCCTCGTCTGGAAGGAGCTGTTCCGCGAAAAGGCCTGGCTACGCCGCATCGTCGTCGCCACATGCTTGATCAACCTCATGGCGATCTCCACTTCCCTCTTCGCCATGCAAGTCTACGACCGCGTGGTCCCCACCATGGCCTACGCCACCCTCACCACGCTCGCCGGCGGCATGGCCCTCGTCGTTCTTTTCGATTGGTGCCTCAAAACTTTCCGAGCTCGTACCCTCGACAGTCTTTCCTGCGCCATCGACAAACGCCTCTCCCAACGCGTATTCGAACACCTGTTACACCTCCGACTCGACGCTCAACCGCGCTCCCTCGGCACCCTCGCCGCTCAAGTCGGCAGCCTCGACTCCATCCGCCAATTCTTCTCCTCGGCCGTCATCTTCGCTCTCGTCGACCTGCCATTCGCTCTTATGTTCTTGGCATTCATCGCCATCATCGGCGGAAAAGTAGCCTGGGTCTACGCCACTCTCCTTCCTGTCGCCTTGCTGCTGGGCTTGGTCAATCAATGGCGACTCCGCCGCCTCACCCGACGCCAAATCCAACGCTCCAACGAGCGACAAGGCCTGCTCGTCGACACCATTCGCGGCGCCGAAGCCATACGGGCCAGCAACGCCAGCGCCCACTTCGCCGGCGAATGGAAAGACCTCACGTCGGACATAAATGGATACACCATTCAACAGCGCGCCATCAACAGCTTCTCCACCGTCACCACCACCAGCCTCTCCACCGCTGCCTACGTTTCCGCCGTGGTTGTCGGCGTCTGGCAAATCGAAGCCGGCCTTCTCACCATGGGCGGCATGATCGCCTGTAGCATTCTCGGCGGCCGTATCATCGCCCCAGTTGCCCAGAGCGTCCAGTACCTTGTGCAATGGCAAAACGTCTCCCAAGCCCTCGACATGGTACACCGCGTCCTCAGCTTGCCCACCGAACGCCGCACGGATCAAACTTTGCTCAATCCACTGAAAACACCCGACACGATCGCCTTGGAGAAAGCCCGCTTCGGCTATCCAGGCAGCCCATCCCCACAGGTCGATATCGAAAACCTCAAGCTGCACGCCGGACAACGCGTCCTGCTGCTCGGCCCCGTCGGCAGCGGCAAATCCACTCTCCTCAAACTACTCGCGGGGATATACCCACCGATCGAAGGCCGCGTCCGCGTCGGCAACGCCGATCTCTGGGAAATCGACCCGAAACGCTTGTCGCAACAAATTGGATACCTTCCGCAACACCCGCAACTTTTCCGCGGCACACTCCGTGACAATCTTCGCCTCGGCAACAACGCCAGCGACGACTCCCTCCTTTTCACCTGCCAAGAACTGGGCATCGACGCCATCGCTGCCGGCAGCCCGCAAGGCCTCGACCTCCCCATCAGCGAAGGCGGACAAGGCCTCTCCGGCGGACAACGCCAACTGGTCGCCCTCGCTCGCACCGCACTTTCCGCACCCAAAATCTGGCTGCTCGACGAACCGGGCGCCGCCCTCGACCGCGAAACCGAGGAAAGCGTCTGGTCCTACCTCGAAACCGCTCTCGACCCGCAAGACATTCTCGTAGTCAGCACCCATCGCCCCATGCTCGCCGGACGCCTCTTCAATCGCGTCCTCGTCCTGCGCGACGGCCGTATCCAACGCGACGGTACGCCAGAAACGATCTTCCCCGCGCTCATGAGCAACCGTCGCCCACAAACAAAACCTAGAAACGGAGTCGCTTTCGATGTCGTCTAA
- a CDS encoding TolC family protein, with the protein MISIAAAPAQTQSGDFAEAIQATLANHPAIIGKQAEAEAGDFAVREARSQRLPSLSAQASRYVDDDRSVLTNDDLSTPVTLRLRQPLYAFGRIGDSIDLAEAGSRREQADLFRVRRELIQETALAYLAVLSARERVSVAQANLDQLAELRAQIQRRAEGELASDADIRLAATRVAQGRIQLERFRGELEIALSDLHSLTREAVDAQDDVPSALTELPSDIELRQSILNQSADLQLREKRIEEVSAETKRIRSSARPTLYLQAERYHDQPGLRDDSQVSIVFDTNLEGMGFVNRHRAGASSARQIAAEQDLAATRVDLLRQFHRLRANRELQGDLMTLQSASVADMEALLDSYRRQYESGSKSWLDVLNIQRELNENRLQQAQTENDWLAQTLKLQALSGGLDDLVGLESPQ; encoded by the coding sequence ATGATTAGCATCGCTGCCGCACCCGCGCAGACACAATCGGGAGACTTCGCCGAAGCGATTCAAGCAACCCTCGCCAACCACCCCGCCATCATCGGCAAGCAGGCCGAGGCAGAAGCGGGCGACTTCGCCGTGCGCGAAGCCCGTAGCCAACGCCTGCCATCGCTCAGCGCCCAAGCCTCCCGCTACGTCGACGACGATCGCTCCGTACTCACCAACGACGACCTTTCCACTCCCGTCACCCTTCGCCTCCGCCAACCGCTTTACGCCTTCGGCCGCATCGGCGACTCCATCGATCTCGCCGAAGCCGGCTCCCGCCGCGAACAGGCCGATCTCTTCCGCGTCCGACGCGAGCTGATACAGGAAACCGCCCTCGCCTACCTAGCCGTTCTCAGCGCCCGCGAACGGGTTTCCGTCGCCCAAGCCAACCTCGACCAACTCGCCGAACTTCGCGCCCAGATCCAACGCCGAGCCGAGGGCGAACTGGCCTCCGATGCGGACATCCGCCTCGCCGCCACCCGCGTAGCGCAAGGACGGATACAGCTCGAACGCTTTCGCGGCGAACTTGAAATAGCCCTTAGCGACCTCCATTCCCTCACCCGTGAAGCGGTCGACGCCCAAGACGACGTACCTTCCGCACTGACTGAGCTTCCTTCTGACATCGAGCTACGCCAATCCATCCTCAACCAGAGCGCCGACCTCCAGCTACGCGAAAAGCGCATCGAGGAAGTTTCGGCCGAAACAAAGCGCATCCGCTCCTCCGCTCGCCCTACCCTCTATTTGCAAGCGGAGCGCTACCACGACCAACCAGGCCTCCGTGACGACAGCCAGGTGAGCATCGTCTTCGATACCAACCTCGAGGGAATGGGATTTGTCAACCGCCACCGCGCCGGAGCTTCGTCCGCTCGCCAGATCGCCGCCGAGCAAGACCTCGCCGCCACCCGCGTCGACCTGCTCCGCCAGTTCCATCGCCTGCGCGCCAACCGCGAACTCCAAGGAGATCTCATGACCCTCCAGTCCGCCTCCGTCGCCGACATGGAAGCGCTGCTCGACTCCTACCGCCGCCAATACGAATCCGGCAGCAAGAGCTGGCTGGACGTGCTCAACATTCAACGCGAACTCAACGAAAACCGCCTCCAGCAGGCGCAAACCGAAAACGACTGGCTCGCCCAAACCCTGAAGCTGCAAGCCCTCAGCGGTGGCCTCGACGATCTAGTAGGATTGGAGTCTCCACAATGA
- a CDS encoding sulfotransferase has protein sequence MATSHTITILRRLAEQNDYQTLVESCIATETDDPSAKVLLALGLAYTGELESARDCICSINTNNLDLDARVDLAAVHFAVGRIKKAESILQAAEQEDDGHPLLLARLAACRAHQNRLDDALLLFERSLAFEPRIAVYQNLLRLYLKTSKLKQAARCLERARAFWASEQQNWPEEQRPYYDHELDLRQLELWTANESFVEADTWFDSHSETLDQERWCSALVANARYLFDHDRHAQAEERLRQGLKRYPENLTLIQQLVELAEMQGRTGQAIALLRRAVRFAKKQNKPALPFLLVLARVALQSQTEIARKAASQAIEEAEALSPDDGDYTDAQIRQFQTQAEVALANIEAHEQTFDAAENRFRALLKVHPQCVPALQGLGHLCMQLGRIDEAITLFEEIKTIDPARGYSALINARRFPEDEATLEKLETIARQHTPNGTSRSSMLFQLAAAWEKRKDYQRAFALADEANADSRKLLRYDAKGHRQRCARIRHAFSRALFDHRSERGSDSEVPVFVLGMPRSGTTLVEQIIAGHSKIHGAGELGVIPRVIAGLERWERQTGSGRSYPDCIDDLDPTVSRGVAESVLSELREYAPDAARVVDKLPHNFENVGLIKFLFPNAKIISVRRDPRDIAVSNYFTDYAAKHGGMGFAYDLDWIGEQLADHNLLMFHWQEVFPEQILEIQYEDVIANPEASARRLLDYIGVDWEPQVLKFNELERPVKTASVWQVRQPIYQTSKAKWRRYEGHLAPLIAGTNRKITWELIEMATLPEPGWLNQGVAHFNNKQLDDAERCFKQLLHHLPEHAAANFMLGLVYVSKGHLADGIELMYTAHERCPWNKNWRSDLARAYRLAGDEKAAQKIESTSPPSCSPAAAAEALSTDSFATTHTNPTNAPELEPIR, from the coding sequence ATGGCGACTTCCCACACCATCACCATCCTTCGCCGCCTCGCCGAGCAAAACGACTACCAGACCCTAGTCGAATCCTGCATAGCCACTGAGACGGACGACCCTTCGGCTAAGGTTCTCCTTGCCTTGGGTTTGGCCTACACCGGCGAACTCGAGTCTGCTCGTGACTGTATCTGCTCGATCAATACAAACAACCTCGATCTCGACGCCCGCGTCGACCTAGCTGCCGTCCACTTCGCCGTAGGCCGTATTAAGAAAGCGGAGTCAATCCTCCAAGCCGCCGAGCAGGAAGACGACGGACACCCGCTCCTCCTCGCGCGACTCGCCGCCTGCCGTGCTCACCAAAACCGACTCGACGACGCCCTCCTTCTCTTCGAACGCAGCCTCGCCTTCGAACCACGCATCGCCGTCTATCAAAACCTCCTCCGGCTCTACCTCAAAACGAGCAAACTCAAGCAGGCCGCTCGCTGCCTCGAACGCGCCCGCGCTTTTTGGGCGTCCGAACAACAAAACTGGCCCGAAGAACAGCGTCCGTACTACGATCACGAGCTCGACCTCCGACAACTGGAACTCTGGACGGCCAACGAATCCTTCGTCGAGGCCGACACCTGGTTCGACTCCCACAGCGAAACCCTCGACCAAGAGCGCTGGTGCAGCGCCCTCGTCGCCAATGCCCGCTACTTGTTCGACCACGACCGTCACGCCCAGGCGGAAGAACGCCTACGCCAAGGCCTAAAGCGCTATCCGGAAAACCTGACGCTCATCCAACAGCTCGTCGAGTTGGCGGAAATGCAAGGACGAACCGGCCAAGCCATCGCCCTGCTACGGCGCGCCGTTCGCTTCGCTAAAAAACAGAATAAGCCGGCCCTGCCCTTCCTTCTCGTTCTCGCCAGAGTCGCCCTTCAGTCCCAAACGGAGATCGCCCGCAAGGCTGCCTCCCAAGCAATCGAGGAAGCGGAGGCCCTCTCGCCCGACGACGGCGATTACACTGACGCTCAGATCCGACAGTTTCAGACCCAAGCCGAAGTCGCTCTCGCCAACATCGAGGCTCACGAGCAAACGTTCGACGCCGCGGAGAATCGGTTTCGCGCCCTCCTTAAGGTCCACCCTCAATGCGTTCCCGCTCTGCAAGGGCTCGGCCATCTCTGCATGCAGCTAGGCCGTATCGACGAAGCCATTACGCTTTTCGAAGAGATCAAGACCATCGACCCGGCTCGCGGCTACTCCGCTCTGATCAACGCCCGCCGCTTCCCCGAAGACGAAGCCACTCTGGAAAAACTGGAAACGATCGCCCGCCAGCACACTCCAAACGGCACCAGCCGCTCCAGCATGCTTTTCCAACTCGCCGCCGCTTGGGAAAAACGAAAAGATTACCAAAGGGCCTTCGCCCTCGCCGACGAGGCCAACGCCGACAGCCGCAAACTCCTTCGCTACGATGCCAAGGGCCATCGCCAACGCTGCGCCCGCATCCGCCACGCCTTCAGCCGCGCCCTCTTCGATCATCGTTCGGAACGCGGTTCGGACAGCGAGGTCCCCGTCTTCGTGCTCGGCATGCCACGCTCTGGCACCACCCTTGTCGAGCAGATCATCGCCGGCCACAGCAAAATCCACGGAGCTGGCGAGTTGGGTGTCATCCCTCGGGTCATCGCCGGACTCGAACGTTGGGAACGCCAAACGGGCTCCGGTCGAAGCTATCCTGATTGTATCGACGATTTGGATCCAACCGTCAGCCGAGGCGTGGCCGAGTCTGTTCTGTCCGAACTTCGTGAATACGCCCCCGATGCCGCTCGCGTCGTCGACAAACTCCCCCACAACTTCGAAAACGTCGGCCTCATCAAGTTCCTCTTTCCCAACGCGAAGATAATCTCCGTGCGCCGCGACCCGCGCGACATCGCCGTCTCCAACTACTTCACCGACTACGCCGCCAAGCACGGCGGCATGGGCTTCGCCTACGACCTCGACTGGATCGGCGAACAGCTGGCCGACCATAACCTGCTCATGTTTCACTGGCAGGAGGTCTTCCCCGAGCAAATCCTCGAAATCCAATACGAGGACGTCATCGCCAATCCCGAAGCCAGCGCCCGTCGCTTGCTCGACTACATCGGCGTCGACTGGGAACCGCAGGTCCTCAAGTTCAACGAGCTTGAACGCCCCGTCAAAACCGCCAGCGTCTGGCAAGTCCGCCAACCCATCTACCAAACCAGCAAGGCCAAGTGGCGTCGCTACGAGGGTCACCTCGCCCCGCTCATCGCCGGCACCAACCGAAAAATAACGTGGGAGCTCATCGAAATGGCCACCCTCCCGGAGCCGGGCTGGCTCAATCAAGGCGTCGCCCATTTCAACAACAAGCAACTCGACGACGCCGAACGCTGCTTCAAACAGCTGCTTCACCACCTTCCCGAACACGCCGCCGCCAACTTCATGCTGGGCCTCGTCTACGTCAGCAAGGGACATCTCGCCGACGGTATCGAGCTCATGTATACAGCGCACGAACGCTGCCCATGGAACAAAAACTGGCGCAGCGACCTCGCACGCGCCTACCGACTCGCCGGGGACGAAAAAGCGGCCCAAAAGATCGAGAGCACTAGCCCTCCCAGCTGTTCCCCCGCCGCAGCAGCGGAAGCCCTTTCCACTGATTCATTTGCAACGACTCACACCAATCCAACCAACGCACCGGAGCTAGAACCCATCCGGTAA